Proteins encoded in a region of the Zea mays cultivar B73 chromosome 2, Zm-B73-REFERENCE-NAM-5.0, whole genome shotgun sequence genome:
- the LOC100277206 gene encoding uncharacterized protein LOC100277206 precursor → MTRSRAVVTLVLLLAVATASCRLSLAADETIAAILGRDLRGFIARAGNLFRSDGGAWRAANLTAAEAKNLRAATARKSSSGGRAGCVSAAACGKRRVICGKRCSDVASSRAASLSHVPSRCVVKCRECVPTC, encoded by the coding sequence ATGACGAGGTCGCGAGCTGTAGTGACGTTAGTGCTCCTGCTGGCCGTCGCCACGGCGAGCTGCAGGCTGtcgctcgccgccgacgagaccaTCGCGGCCATCTTGGGCCGCGACCTGCGGGGGTTCATCGCCAGGGCCGGCAACCTCTTCAGGTCGGACGGCGGCGCCTGGCGCGCCGCGAACCTCACCGCCGCCGAGGCGAAGAACCTGAGGGCCGCCACCGCCAGGAAGTCGTCCTCCGGCGGCAGAGCGGGCTGCGTGAGCGCCGCGGCGTGCGGGAAGAGGCGGGTGATCTGCGGCAAGAGGTGCTCTGACGTCGCCTCCTCGCGCGCCGCCAGCCTCAGCCACGTCCCGTCGCGATGCGTCGTCAAGTGCAGGGAGTGCGTGCCCACCTGCTAG